The following proteins come from a genomic window of Verrucomicrobiia bacterium:
- a CDS encoding Ig-like domain-containing protein, translated as MNYWRFFGAIAVAIGTICTTSNLVAQQGTLWTNVFDGGTSREDRPAVVARDNAGNFFVGGYAVTETNNLDILVMKYGPDGTLSSTWPDVGYGVGVRRYNGTGNDRDTVAAMTTDVAGNLYVAGTLGKSGIATTAPDDDACVLKYDPNGNLAMVIRLTPGSFDSSVAMHVGGTGRIYLLVRQGTSLGTMYLYEANGTLSSAWPNIGNGTGIRRLPFEGQSFVVAPDQSVYVLGRQNHYMNYVDQELTITKLAPNGVGVWTNYYAGPIAGNDTAVKIALAPDGEIVALGNAPGNGVGTDYLLWRLQPDGSPSAAWPDVGQGAGVRRYDANARVDTARSLKIDAQGNTYVSGSASRFPSNYDFVTWKLDPQGNPSAEWPDIGFGQGIRIYQGAGTSADEVWDMALDAQGNVFVTGRGNSGPNTTYPYDALTISYARTGEVLWKATYSGGSNIVDTGMCILTDDSRGVFVVGYTGPSPQTDVFVAKYYHNTAPVPTPTSAVLPEDGLALVSLSGYDREGDAFSATVSTLPANGSLSLSGADIVYSPALNFNGSDSFSFVLTDSFATSAPAAVQLNVTPVNDAPVVPPGTIYGQPLEDNPYTLTFDMLVAGLQATDVDGDALTILVQRVDGGTLTKAGLPVVPGVTLVLPGESLTWRPATNVYGGFLPGYAISAYDGNLVSATSTEVRMSVIAVNDAPSFGLSSSSYTLPKNANATTLTGLATSISAGPANESSQAVTFHITNNNAALFTAQPAMTSSGTLTFTPKKGAKGQAVLTIVAKDTGGTANGGVDTSTAKTFTIIAK; from the coding sequence ATGAACTATTGGAGATTTTTCGGGGCCATCGCAGTTGCGATAGGAACGATTTGCACGACTTCAAACCTAGTTGCACAACAGGGAACCTTGTGGACCAATGTGTTTGACGGGGGAACATCGAGGGAGGATCGTCCTGCGGTAGTAGCCCGCGATAATGCAGGGAATTTTTTTGTGGGAGGATACGCTGTCACTGAGACCAATAATCTCGACATTCTTGTGATGAAGTACGGTCCCGACGGCACCTTGTCCAGCACCTGGCCAGATGTCGGATATGGAGTGGGTGTGAGACGCTATAACGGGACTGGCAATGATCGTGATACCGTGGCCGCCATGACCACTGATGTGGCGGGAAATCTTTATGTGGCCGGGACATTGGGTAAATCAGGTATTGCAACTACAGCACCCGATGATGATGCGTGCGTGCTGAAGTATGACCCTAACGGCAATTTGGCGATGGTGATCCGTCTTACTCCCGGATCTTTTGATTCGAGCGTCGCAATGCATGTAGGAGGGACGGGGCGAATTTATTTATTGGTTCGTCAAGGTACATCATTGGGTACGATGTACCTTTACGAAGCCAATGGCACATTGTCGTCTGCGTGGCCCAACATAGGTAATGGAACCGGAATTCGGCGCTTACCATTTGAGGGGCAATCTTTTGTCGTGGCACCAGATCAGAGCGTTTATGTCCTCGGGCGGCAGAACCACTATATGAACTATGTGGATCAGGAATTGACCATTACCAAGCTTGCACCAAACGGTGTAGGTGTTTGGACAAATTATTATGCCGGGCCGATTGCTGGCAATGACACTGCGGTGAAAATCGCCTTGGCACCCGATGGTGAAATAGTGGCTTTGGGCAATGCACCGGGTAATGGCGTCGGCACCGATTATTTGCTGTGGCGTTTGCAACCGGATGGTAGTCCATCAGCCGCATGGCCTGATGTCGGACAGGGAGCAGGCGTCAGACGTTATGATGCCAATGCCCGCGTGGACACGGCTCGCTCATTGAAGATTGATGCACAGGGGAACACTTATGTCAGTGGTTCCGCCAGCCGCTTTCCTTCCAATTACGATTTCGTCACTTGGAAACTGGATCCTCAAGGCAATCCGTCAGCAGAATGGCCTGATATCGGTTTTGGCCAGGGTATTCGGATTTATCAGGGAGCCGGAACTAGCGCGGATGAAGTCTGGGATATGGCTTTGGACGCTCAGGGAAATGTATTTGTCACAGGTCGGGGTAATTCCGGACCTAACACGACTTATCCTTATGATGCACTGACGATTTCATATGCCCGAACAGGAGAAGTTCTCTGGAAAGCGACCTACAGCGGCGGCTCAAATATCGTGGACACAGGAATGTGCATTCTGACTGATGATTCACGCGGAGTGTTCGTAGTTGGTTATACGGGACCGTCTCCCCAAACCGATGTATTTGTGGCCAAGTATTATCACAACACAGCACCCGTGCCGACTCCGACCTCAGCAGTATTGCCGGAGGACGGCTTGGCGCTCGTTTCCTTGTCAGGCTATGACCGTGAAGGAGATGCTTTTTCGGCCACTGTCAGTACACTGCCTGCCAATGGCAGCCTAAGCCTCTCCGGCGCTGACATTGTTTATTCTCCTGCCTTGAATTTCAATGGCTCCGACAGTTTTTCCTTCGTGCTGACAGACAGCTTCGCCACTTCAGCACCGGCAGCTGTTCAACTCAACGTGACCCCTGTGAATGATGCACCAGTGGTGCCGCCGGGAACCATATATGGTCAACCGCTCGAAGATAATCCGTACACGTTGACGTTCGACATGTTGGTTGCGGGTTTGCAAGCCACGGATGTGGATGGGGATGCTCTGACGATTCTGGTCCAGCGCGTTGACGGTGGCACCCTGACCAAAGCAGGACTGCCTGTCGTGCCTGGTGTGACCTTGGTTCTGCCCGGGGAGTCATTGACTTGGCGGCCAGCCACCAACGTGTATGGCGGATTCCTTCCCGGATATGCCATCAGCGCCTATGACGGAAATCTTGTATCTGCCACTTCAACCGAAGTGAGAATGAGCGTGATAGCAGTGAATGACGCACCTTCGTTCGGATTGAGCAGTTCCTCCTACACATTGCCGAAGAACGCCAATGCGACCACTCTGACCGGATTGGCCACGAGCATCTCCGCCGGTCCGGCAAATGAATCGTCTCAAGCTGTCACATTCCACATTACTAACAACAACGCCGCGCTGTTCACTGCTCAGCCAGCCATGACGTCATCCGGTACGCTGACCTTTACTCCCAAAAAGGGTGCCAAAGGTCAGGCGGTCTTGACGATCGTAGCGAAAGACACCGGCGGTACGGCAAATGGCGGCGTGGATACTTCGACAGCGAAGACGTTCACCATCATCGCCAAGTAA
- a CDS encoding ABC transporter substrate-binding protein encodes MQLKWKHQFQFAGYYAALEQGYYQDAGLDVELREAQPGRDPVETVLNGEAEFGVGTSELMLLRAKGKPVVVLAAIYQHSPLVLVARRTAAINDLHDLVGKPIMIEPQSAELFAYFKAEGVDPRNLKIEHHTFEVEDIIKGKVAAMSAYSTDEPFVIEKAGMEAMTFTPRSGGIDFYGDNLFTTEAVIAQYPERVKAFRAASLKGWEYALKHPREIVEIIGSKYGNRKTSEHLLYEAEHTKQLMHTDLVEVGHMNPGRWRHIADTYAEFGMIPRGFEFEGFMYDPNPQPNLRWVYWVIVGAIAVTLTAIGWMLPLYRLNRSLRHEISERLKAEENLRAAKEAAEEANAAKGHYMAVMAHEVRTPLAGMVMLMQNLGLDKVDRSCRDDLKLVENSAESLLKLVGDTLEHSKLEAGRLELEQLPVGPRELMEEVGHLFRPSAQMKALELRIVLDEKLPGVVLSDPGRLRQILNNLVSNAIKFTHKGHVELRAEMQSLPDSAPQNGLRKQKLIFRVTDTGDGIAPENQRKIFSPYAQADPTIARKHGGSGLGLSISKQLAKLLGGDITFQSTPGKGSIFTVEVIVEAA; translated from the coding sequence TTGCAACTTAAATGGAAACATCAATTTCAATTCGCCGGATATTACGCAGCGTTGGAACAAGGCTACTATCAAGATGCCGGGCTGGATGTGGAATTGAGGGAAGCGCAACCGGGACGCGATCCTGTGGAAACGGTTTTGAATGGCGAAGCGGAGTTCGGTGTGGGCACGTCTGAGCTGATGCTTTTGCGGGCGAAAGGAAAACCGGTCGTGGTGCTGGCCGCGATATATCAACACTCACCGTTGGTGCTCGTCGCGCGACGTACCGCAGCGATCAACGACCTGCATGATCTGGTGGGCAAGCCCATCATGATCGAGCCGCAATCGGCTGAGTTGTTCGCCTATTTCAAGGCGGAAGGCGTGGACCCGCGCAATCTGAAGATCGAGCATCACACGTTTGAAGTGGAGGACATCATCAAAGGCAAAGTCGCGGCGATGTCCGCTTACAGCACGGATGAACCGTTTGTGATCGAGAAGGCGGGTATGGAGGCGATGACGTTCACACCACGCTCAGGCGGTATCGATTTTTACGGAGACAATCTTTTCACTACGGAAGCAGTGATCGCCCAATATCCGGAACGAGTGAAAGCCTTTCGCGCGGCCAGCTTGAAAGGCTGGGAGTATGCGCTGAAACATCCGCGTGAGATCGTGGAGATCATCGGCAGCAAATACGGCAATCGCAAAACGTCCGAGCACTTGCTCTACGAGGCGGAACATACCAAGCAGCTCATGCACACGGATCTCGTAGAAGTGGGCCACATGAATCCGGGACGTTGGCGGCACATCGCGGATACGTATGCGGAGTTCGGGATGATCCCGCGCGGCTTTGAATTCGAGGGTTTCATGTATGATCCCAATCCGCAGCCGAATCTGCGCTGGGTGTACTGGGTCATCGTTGGGGCCATCGCGGTCACGCTGACGGCGATTGGCTGGATGCTGCCGCTCTACCGGCTCAATCGCAGCCTAAGGCACGAGATCTCAGAGCGTTTGAAGGCAGAAGAGAACTTGCGCGCGGCCAAGGAAGCTGCCGAAGAGGCAAACGCAGCGAAAGGACACTATATGGCAGTTATGGCCCATGAAGTGCGCACACCGCTCGCGGGTATGGTGATGCTCATGCAGAATTTGGGCTTGGATAAGGTCGACCGGTCATGCCGCGATGACCTCAAACTGGTCGAGAATTCTGCCGAGAGTTTGCTCAAGCTGGTTGGCGACACATTGGAACATTCCAAGCTGGAGGCGGGACGATTGGAGCTGGAGCAGTTGCCCGTAGGACCGCGTGAATTGATGGAAGAAGTCGGTCATCTGTTCCGCCCTTCCGCACAGATGAAGGCTTTGGAACTGCGTATCGTGCTGGATGAGAAATTGCCCGGCGTGGTGCTGAGCGATCCTGGACGGCTACGACAGATCCTGAACAATCTGGTCAGCAACGCCATCAAGTTCACGCATAAGGGGCACGTTGAATTGCGGGCTGAGATGCAGAGCCTGCCTGACAGCGCACCTCAGAACGGTTTAAGAAAGCAGAAGCTGATTTTCAGGGTCACGGATACCGGCGATGGCATCGCGCCAGAGAACCAGCGAAAAATTTTCTCACCCTACGCGCAGGCTGACCCGACCATTGCCCGCAAGCACGGGGGCAGCGGGCTTGGACTCTCGATCAGCAAACAACTGGCCAAGCTGCTTGGCGGCGATATCACCTTTCAAAGCACGCCGGGCAAAGGCTCCATTTTCACCGTAGAAGTGATTGTGGAAGCTGCATGA
- the clpS gene encoding ATP-dependent Clp protease adapter ClpS — translation MAAIEAPVQPDVVKTPEEKSKQQLDQGFLVICWDDPVNLMDYVTHVFQNVFGWDRQKAELHMMQVHKEGKSVLVRESFEKAEHYVHQLHKYSLQATLEPAS, via the coding sequence ATGGCCGCGATTGAGGCTCCAGTTCAGCCAGATGTAGTCAAGACACCGGAAGAAAAGTCCAAGCAGCAGTTGGACCAAGGCTTCCTCGTGATCTGCTGGGATGATCCGGTGAACCTCATGGACTATGTGACGCACGTTTTTCAAAACGTTTTCGGCTGGGACCGGCAGAAAGCCGAACTCCATATGATGCAAGTGCATAAAGAGGGCAAGAGTGTGTTGGTGCGGGAATCGTTCGAGAAGGCTGAGCACTACGTCCATCAGTTGCACAAGTATAGCCTGCAAGCCACCTTGGAGCCCGCCTCGTGA
- the aat gene encoding leucyl/phenylalanyl-tRNA--protein transferase: MRGVFGQRQGILPVLLTERLEFPELDDQARELGPPGLVALGGDLSVARLLLAYRSGIFPWSVDPITWWSPHQRGIIEFSQFHVGQTLRRVLKQKPFEITMNHAFRDVVQNCALARLQGNWISPHFVEAYTALHEAGSAHSVECWQEGRLVGGIYGVATGGTFAAESMFYRVSNASKVALVHLVEFLQQRGFILFDIQMVTPTTAAFGGSEISRKEYLARLQETISLPVSFEGNRAKNDKS, encoded by the coding sequence ATGAGAGGTGTATTCGGTCAGCGACAGGGAATTCTCCCGGTTTTGCTGACCGAACGATTGGAGTTCCCCGAACTGGACGATCAAGCTCGTGAACTCGGCCCTCCCGGATTGGTGGCCTTAGGTGGAGATCTTTCCGTCGCCCGTCTGCTGCTGGCCTATCGGTCGGGCATCTTTCCGTGGAGTGTGGACCCCATCACCTGGTGGTCACCGCATCAGCGCGGAATCATCGAGTTCTCCCAATTCCATGTCGGCCAGACATTAAGGCGTGTGCTGAAGCAAAAGCCGTTTGAGATCACGATGAATCACGCTTTTCGTGATGTGGTTCAGAATTGTGCTTTGGCCCGATTGCAAGGGAACTGGATTTCTCCACATTTCGTTGAAGCCTATACGGCGCTTCATGAGGCGGGTTCCGCCCATAGCGTTGAATGTTGGCAGGAGGGCAGGCTCGTGGGCGGTATCTATGGTGTGGCGACCGGCGGCACCTTCGCCGCAGAATCCATGTTCTATCGGGTAAGCAATGCTTCCAAGGTGGCCTTGGTCCATTTGGTGGAATTCTTGCAACAAAGGGGATTTATTCTTTTCGATATTCAGATGGTGACGCCGACCACGGCTGCCTTTGGTGGTTCAGAAATCAGCCGCAAAGAATACTTGGCGCGTTTGCAGGAAACCATTTCGTTGCCGGTTTCTTTTGAGGGAAACAGAGCAAAAAACGACAAGTCTTAG
- a CDS encoding ABC transporter substrate-binding protein, which produces MSFRGTLLIAGGVWLVAITFLHNHFNPDARVLPAWAKAKSVSNSAQQKPKVRVGFLPVTCHLTCPVTDFINKETAGEGLFQPARFNGWPELKEAFLAGDTKTTFILAPLAMALREQGIPLKIVYLGHRDGTAMMVHKDSTIRKIEDLKGKRVAVPNRFSNQYLLLFKALRDRGLTINDITLIELPPPDMPAALYAGAVDAITSGEPFMGQTELDGYGRILYLTKDVWPNFISCVLAVREDLIQNDRETVQTMVEGIAKSGKWIDQTMDHRMQASQFVAKNYYNQDPRLLEFVLSKPPDRVKYTNLAVMRNEFEEIEKLGLEAGILKGKAHFEDYADPSFVPDDNQVQPYKFEATKK; this is translated from the coding sequence ATGTCTTTCCGTGGAACACTGTTGATCGCAGGGGGAGTTTGGCTGGTGGCCATCACCTTCCTGCACAATCACTTCAACCCGGATGCGCGTGTGCTGCCCGCTTGGGCAAAAGCGAAAAGTGTTTCGAACTCAGCTCAACAGAAACCCAAGGTCCGAGTGGGCTTTCTGCCGGTGACCTGTCATCTCACGTGCCCGGTCACGGATTTCATCAATAAAGAAACGGCGGGCGAGGGGTTGTTCCAGCCCGCGCGCTTCAATGGCTGGCCAGAATTGAAAGAAGCGTTCCTCGCGGGCGATACCAAGACCACGTTCATTCTCGCGCCTTTGGCCATGGCGTTGCGGGAGCAGGGGATTCCGCTGAAGATCGTTTATCTGGGGCATCGCGATGGCACGGCGATGATGGTGCATAAGGACTCCACCATCCGTAAGATTGAAGATCTCAAGGGCAAACGCGTGGCGGTACCGAACCGTTTCTCGAACCAATACCTGCTGCTCTTCAAGGCGCTGCGAGATCGCGGGCTGACTATCAATGACATCACGCTGATCGAACTGCCGCCGCCAGATATGCCAGCAGCACTTTATGCGGGCGCGGTGGACGCCATCACGTCGGGTGAGCCCTTCATGGGGCAGACGGAGCTGGATGGTTATGGGCGCATCCTATACCTGACCAAGGATGTGTGGCCGAACTTCATCTCGTGCGTGCTCGCGGTGCGGGAAGACCTTATCCAGAACGACCGCGAGACGGTGCAGACGATGGTGGAGGGTATCGCCAAGAGCGGCAAATGGATCGACCAGACAATGGATCACCGCATGCAGGCGTCACAATTCGTGGCCAAGAATTATTACAACCAAGACCCGCGCCTGCTGGAGTTCGTGCTGAGCAAACCGCCGGACCGGGTGAAATACACGAATCTCGCGGTGATGCGAAATGAATTCGAGGAGATCGAGAAGCTGGGACTGGAAGCGGGCATTCTGAAGGGCAAGGCGCATTTCGAGGACTATGCCGATCCGTCATTCGTGCCGGATGACAACCAGGTGCAGCCTTACAAATTTGAAGCGACGAAGAAATGA
- a CDS encoding ABC transporter permease: MSDPKPSKSASRTQWQTWVLPAIVISVFLFMWDAVVRMSGSDIFPRPHEVLKGFRQLAENGVLHKYIVASLFRVTWGFGLAVLVGVPFGLFLGWYGWAYKAFNPMIQIFRPISPIAWIPVAILWFKVTDSAPIFLIFLASVFPITVSATAAVQNMQPVYLRAAQNFGLTRMQLFSRVIFPAAMPQIITGIRIALGVAWLVVVAAEMIAVNSGLGYLIIDARNAGKRYDLVVAGMVMIGVIGLILDVLVRQLEKFDEVKWGYANR, translated from the coding sequence ATGAGCGATCCCAAACCGAGCAAATCAGCTTCGCGCACGCAGTGGCAGACGTGGGTGCTGCCCGCCATCGTCATCAGCGTATTTCTTTTCATGTGGGATGCAGTGGTGCGGATGTCTGGCTCAGATATTTTTCCGCGTCCGCATGAAGTGCTGAAAGGATTCCGGCAACTGGCGGAGAATGGCGTGCTGCATAAATACATTGTGGCTTCCTTGTTTCGCGTGACGTGGGGGTTTGGGCTGGCGGTGCTGGTGGGCGTGCCGTTCGGTTTGTTCCTGGGCTGGTACGGCTGGGCCTATAAGGCGTTCAATCCCATGATCCAGATCTTCCGGCCAATCTCGCCGATCGCGTGGATTCCGGTGGCGATCTTGTGGTTCAAGGTCACAGATTCAGCGCCCATCTTCCTGATCTTTCTCGCGAGCGTGTTTCCGATCACGGTGTCCGCCACGGCGGCGGTGCAGAACATGCAGCCTGTTTATCTGCGCGCGGCGCAGAACTTCGGGCTGACTCGGATGCAGTTGTTCAGCCGTGTGATCTTCCCGGCGGCGATGCCGCAGATCATCACGGGCATACGCATCGCGCTGGGCGTGGCGTGGCTGGTGGTGGTGGCGGCGGAGATGATCGCGGTGAACTCAGGCTTGGGCTACCTCATCATCGATGCACGCAATGCAGGCAAGCGTTATGATCTGGTGGTGGCTGGCATGGTGATGATCGGCGTCATCGGTTTGATCCTCGATGTGCTGGTGCGTCAGTTGGAGAAATTTGACGAAGTGAAATGGGGTTACGCGAATCGATGA
- a CDS encoding ABC transporter ATP-binding protein — translation MSTTSSVTSNTAQAPVVIQATDVWMSFPGKSNGDKIHVLERVNLEVRAGEFVCIVGPSGCGKSTLLNIIGGFLQQSAGEVTVEGQPVNGPNPKRIFVFQENGVFPWLTVKENVEFGLLQKPAEERAKTVQHYIDMVGLTGFEAAYPRELSGGMRQRVEIARALAANPDIIYMDEPFGALDFITRLKMRSDLIRIWQAEKKTILFVTHDIEEAVQLSDRVVVMSRRPATVQTEIKVDLPRPRDLDSHGYIERRDEIFKAMGMSVRIGA, via the coding sequence ATGAGCACGACGAGTTCGGTCACCAGCAACACCGCCCAAGCACCCGTGGTCATCCAGGCCACCGATGTGTGGATGTCTTTTCCTGGGAAATCCAACGGGGACAAGATTCACGTGCTGGAGCGCGTGAATCTGGAGGTGAGGGCAGGGGAGTTTGTATGCATCGTGGGGCCGTCTGGCTGCGGTAAATCGACCTTGCTGAACATCATCGGCGGCTTTCTTCAACAGAGCGCGGGTGAGGTGACGGTGGAGGGGCAACCCGTGAATGGGCCGAATCCTAAACGTATTTTCGTCTTTCAGGAGAACGGAGTTTTTCCGTGGCTCACGGTGAAGGAGAATGTGGAGTTCGGCCTGTTGCAAAAGCCAGCGGAGGAACGGGCGAAGACGGTGCAGCATTACATCGATATGGTGGGGCTGACGGGGTTTGAGGCAGCGTATCCACGTGAGCTTTCTGGTGGTATGCGGCAGCGCGTGGAGATCGCGCGGGCGCTCGCGGCGAATCCGGACATCATCTACATGGATGAACCGTTCGGGGCGTTGGATTTCATCACGCGGCTCAAGATGCGTTCTGATCTCATCCGCATCTGGCAGGCGGAGAAGAAGACGATCCTGTTTGTGACGCACGACATCGAAGAAGCCGTGCAACTCTCGGATCGCGTGGTGGTGATGAGCCGTCGTCCGGCCACGGTGCAGACGGAGATCAAGGTGGACTTGCCGCGTCCGCGTGACTTGGATTCACACGGTTACATCGAGCGGCGGGACGAGATCTTCAAGGCGATGGGGATGAGCGTGCGGATCGGGGCGTAA
- a CDS encoding DUF3500 domain-containing protein, with the protein MTTLKPAKLSSLVSALAVAVGSLFFAPHAQAGLDEMTVAANNWLASLTPEQKAKAQYELKNEERLNWHFIPKTRNGLPLKEMTQAQRHLAMALFASGMSQRGQAQALSIMSLEQILHEMENNAPRRDPEMYHFTIFGTPAADKVWGWRVEGHHFSQNFTVGKDVEASGTPSFMGTNPGEVREGQRKGIRVMGIEEDLGRKIVTSLNDTLRKQAIYTDVALKDIVTMADKKVKPLDAVGVRYEQLSKEQQAELIKLIKMYVERVRPEISAQEMAQIEKAGLNGILFAWAGSVKRNEGHYYRIQGPTFLIEYDNTQNNANHVHAVWRDFNGDFGEDILAKHYAQEHK; encoded by the coding sequence ATGACCACTTTGAAGCCCGCGAAACTGTCGTCTTTGGTTTCGGCCCTCGCCGTCGCCGTAGGTTCCCTTTTCTTTGCCCCTCACGCTCAGGCCGGACTCGATGAGATGACCGTGGCCGCTAATAACTGGCTCGCCTCCCTCACGCCCGAGCAAAAGGCCAAGGCGCAGTATGAATTGAAAAATGAGGAACGCCTCAACTGGCACTTCATCCCCAAGACGCGCAACGGGCTTCCCCTCAAGGAAATGACGCAAGCCCAGCGCCATCTCGCCATGGCCCTGTTCGCTTCCGGCATGAGCCAGCGCGGTCAAGCCCAAGCCCTCTCCATCATGAGTCTCGAACAGATCCTGCATGAGATGGAGAACAACGCCCCGCGTCGCGACCCCGAGATGTATCATTTCACCATCTTCGGCACTCCCGCTGCGGACAAGGTCTGGGGCTGGCGCGTGGAAGGCCACCATTTCTCGCAGAACTTCACTGTGGGCAAGGACGTGGAAGCCTCCGGCACACCGTCCTTCATGGGCACCAATCCGGGTGAAGTCCGCGAAGGCCAGCGCAAAGGCATCCGCGTGATGGGCATCGAGGAAGACCTCGGTCGCAAAATCGTCACCTCCCTCAACGACACCTTGCGCAAGCAGGCCATCTACACGGATGTCGCCCTGAAAGACATCGTCACCATGGCGGATAAAAAAGTGAAACCGCTGGATGCCGTGGGCGTGCGCTATGAACAACTCAGCAAAGAGCAGCAAGCCGAACTCATCAAACTGATCAAGATGTATGTGGAACGCGTCCGTCCCGAGATCTCCGCACAAGAGATGGCGCAGATCGAGAAGGCGGGCCTGAACGGCATCCTCTTCGCCTGGGCGGGCAGCGTGAAACGGAATGAAGGCCACTACTACCGCATCCAAGGCCCCACCTTCCTCATCGAATACGACAACACACAGAACAACGCCAACCACGTCCACGCCGTCTGGCGCGACTTCAACGGCGACTTCGGCGAAGACATCCTCGCCAAGCACTACGCGCAAGAGCACAAGTAA
- a CDS encoding membrane dipeptidase, giving the protein MFIFDAHLDLSMNALEWNRDYTRPISEIREREKGLTDKPDRGLGTVCLPELRKGNIGLVVATQIARYAKPTHPLGGWRSPEQAWAQTQGQLAWYRMMEDCGEMIAITNLDAMEKHLALWNDDTIENTKKPIGYILSLEGADSIVKLDYLEKSYAQGLRALGPAHYGPGTYAHGTDDTGGLGQKGRDLLKEMMRLKLILDATHLCDDSFWEAMSIWEGPVWASHQNCRALVNHNRQFADEQIKELIKRGGVLGGPLDAWMMVPGWIRQKTTPQSSGVSLKHMVDHLDHICQLAGNVNHIGIGTDLDGGFGKEQSPGDLDTIADLQKVPDLFRARGYSEEDIAKIMHGNFLLFLKRAWKS; this is encoded by the coding sequence ATGTTCATTTTTGATGCCCACCTCGACCTCAGCATGAACGCGCTGGAATGGAATCGCGATTACACGCGCCCCATCTCCGAGATCCGCGAACGCGAAAAAGGTCTCACCGATAAACCCGATCGCGGCCTTGGCACCGTGTGCCTGCCGGAGTTGCGCAAGGGCAACATCGGCCTCGTCGTCGCCACGCAGATCGCGCGTTACGCGAAGCCTACGCATCCCCTCGGCGGCTGGCGTTCACCCGAGCAAGCCTGGGCGCAGACGCAAGGCCAGCTCGCGTGGTATCGCATGATGGAAGACTGCGGCGAGATGATCGCCATCACCAATCTCGATGCGATGGAAAAGCACCTCGCCCTGTGGAACGACGACACCATCGAGAACACCAAGAAGCCCATTGGCTACATCCTCTCCCTCGAAGGCGCGGACTCCATCGTGAAGCTGGATTATCTGGAGAAATCTTACGCGCAAGGCCTGCGCGCCCTCGGCCCCGCTCACTACGGTCCCGGCACCTACGCGCACGGCACCGATGACACCGGCGGCCTCGGCCAGAAAGGTCGCGACCTTCTGAAAGAGATGATGCGCCTCAAGCTCATTCTCGATGCCACGCATCTCTGTGATGACAGCTTCTGGGAAGCCATGAGTATATGGGAAGGCCCCGTCTGGGCCAGTCACCAGAACTGCCGTGCCCTCGTGAATCACAATCGCCAGTTCGCCGATGAACAGATCAAAGAGCTCATCAAACGCGGCGGCGTCCTAGGTGGCCCGCTCGATGCCTGGATGATGGTCCCCGGCTGGATCCGTCAAAAGACCACGCCGCAATCTTCTGGGGTCAGTTTGAAACACATGGTCGATCACCTTGACCACATCTGCCAGCTCGCGGGCAATGTGAATCACATCGGCATCGGCACCGACCTCGACGGCGGCTTCGGCAAGGAACAAAGCCCCGGCGATCTCGACACCATCGCCGACCTGCAAAAGGTGCCGGATTTATTCCGTGCGCGCGGTTATTCGGAAGAGGACATCGCGAAGATCATGCATGGGAATTTTCTACTCTTTTTGAAGAGAGCTTGGAAATCGTAA